The following nucleotide sequence is from Zea mays cultivar B73 chromosome 1, Zm-B73-REFERENCE-NAM-5.0, whole genome shotgun sequence.
TAGACTGGTGTTAATCAAACGAATGCTATTGTGATGCTGGAGACTGGTTTGGAGGAAGCTTTGTCCGTTGTTGTCGTGTTGGGAACTTTAGGTTCTCACATTTTCCAACTATATGGATCTGTATCTATCGTTATATAAGCTATGACTATGGTTAGTCTTTATAGACTAGCGCTTTAGTGCATAGTTTAGTTATCTCAATGTTACGTTAGCTTTTTAACAAACTTTTAGGTAGCATAaaaataagttattttattaaaacaaaagtatATTTGATTACATAAACAAATAACATTACATAATTTGTAAAGCATAAATTAAAATGATATAATTCAGTAAAATAAAAGGTtgtattatttataaataaaacctAATTGTGTAGATTGTATATATGCTTTATTAAATAATTTTGAAGCTCCTCATGGACAAGATCAGTATGGATTATGGCTTCATGTTAAATGATGGTTGCATAGTTCGGTTCATGGATGCTTCAGAGTGATGATTGATAATGCAGTAAAGGACTTGAATATCCCATAGTCATCCACATCAAATGATCTTCTATACTCATACTCAATGATTATGTTGTGTTGAACAATACATGAACATATGGTCATCCTGAATATTCACTGGGAAAAAGAACGACTTAGGCTAGCCGGAATAAAGACGCTAGCCTTAGGTCTTCTAAAATACAACAAATACATGCCATTTTAGAGTCTATGAGAGAGAACTAGTATGCACCGGTCACTAGGAGTAGATGCCATCGACAAGGTTGTACTCTTGGTTAACCTCATGTCCATTCATTGTGAAGTCCAGTTTGGTGCTTCTCCCTTAAGCACGTCAGAACAACGACAATTGGTTGTGCACCTTGACATCATTGATCGGCCTTGCTACCCAAAAGGGAATGTCAAATTAAGTCATACAAAAGAGTATTGAACATGCTCTTTCCTCTAGGATATAAATCATTTAACACACCTTCCAAACTTCTATAGCTTGATCACCAAGAAGAAAACCTCAGAGTATGGTTGATGACATTAGGCTCATCATTAAAAATAGTCTCGAACGtctattttcttttatttatGAGATAATGCATTTTTATAGAAATTAATAGCCAAGTCCCCTCTTATATGAACAAAACAAATAGTTAGAATAGACACGTTTGTAGTACTTTTGACAACAAATACAACAACACATATCACGTTGATTAACtataaggggtgtttggtttgaggaatcacttcATCGAAGATAAGGTGATGCATCATGAGTCTATTCATAAAATTTAATAGAATGATCTCATTcttatattagtactaactatgaGAAATGAGGTGATGATgaatcaactcattccattccacgaaccaaacaaaaaaggtgataagtgagaagatgatggaataACTCATTCCTCGAACCTATCACCCTATAAGTATCTAAACAATATTGTTTGTCAGAGTATAAATCCCAAAGCGACCAATTGTTTGGAAACAGATGCTAGTATTTTGGATCAGGTGGTGGACAGGTGGACTACATGACACTATACTAACAAAAAAGAGCTGCACATAAAGTAGGGAACTAGTCTCGCAAACCTCTACTGTCCTGGTACTGGTAGTAGAATCGTATAGGAGtatttgtatgagctgtgtttaaGCACAAAAAACTACTTTGGCCAGCGGATACCGTCACTTTGGACACAGCAAATAATGAGGCGGTTTTATATGGCAAAGATGAAAGGGTGTAGAAGTCTAGAAGATGAGTCATTAAGGAATCAGGGTTACTAGCTCGTTATTACGCGTGTGAATTGTGCTTTTACAATCCCTTTCGAAATGACTGAGAAAAAGAGGGCAAATGTGCGAGTTCTTTGCTCAACCGTAGTCTCAACCAGATGGTGGAACATGCTACCACGGATGAAGAGGTCAGAAGTACAACACGGTGCAGGGCATTCGTCACTCGACTGTTGCCTCCAGGTACAGACTCCAGCCATGCCAGGCCAGCTCCCCTCCCTCTAGGACACCAGCGCCAACGGCAACGGTCACTTGCCGCTACGCTGTCAGACAGTAGCCAGCACACTTCACAAGCTTCTTCTCTTGCAGGCTCCAGCTGCAGCCCGACCTGCCTCCTTCCCTAGGATTCTTTTGCAGCTTCCATTGTCTCCCCAGCTATTTAACCCACCCACCCCCGCTTCGTCTCCCATGTcccaaagcaaagcaaaacaaagCTTCAAAGCATCTCTGCTGGGATTTCAGCAAGCGACAATGACCTAACGACCCAAAAAAGCAATCAATAGTCACCATATCTGCTCCTCTCGCTCCACATCCCCCTGCTCTGCGACTTGAGGCAGGACAGGAAGCAGAGACATGCAATGGGGTTCATGCTGGTGGTCTCTCTACCCTTCATCTTCCTCTCCATCCTCCTCGGCTTCGGCTGCTACTTCCTCGGCAAGCATAGGGGCCGGAAGGAGAGCGGACCGGCGTTGGCGCACAGATCTACGGcacgccgctgccgccgcccggCATTGTCGGTGCCTCCTCGCCGCCGACTCAGCCGTTCCATAGCAAGAAATAAGGGTCCGAGGCTGTGTGACTGAGATTCAGACGTCTCTCCATCCATccattctactactactactacatatATGTCTTGGTGGTGATGTTGGATTTATATTCTTTCTTCTTTAATTTCGCCCTGGTTGTCTTGAGAGTGTAGATTGAGAGTCAAATCTGTGCTTGTGTCTAAAGATGGTGTGTGTGTGTGGATGTTGTGATATGATTGCAATCACACTTTATATCTTCTGTAATCATGCAATGGCGTTGCAGTAGAATGGCTTGTGTGTGTGACTCCTGCAGGCTATATATGTGTTTGAAGATTGCAACTGAGCATCTCCACAAGATCTTTCAATTTAGGATAATACAATAGAGAAATGTTATAGCAGGATCATCTAAAACTTGTCTGTCGTAATTCTTGAAATGTGCTGTCAGATGTCTGAAGTTGGGGAAACGTCTGAAGGAGCGTTCGATAGGGAGAAAACCGAGATACCAAAATGCTGCCAATTTCCAGAACTAGGTTAGCCTTATTTGGGTTATTCGGGAAGGATTTTAAGGTTTGGTTGACTGCCTCACCGTCCACGCCACAGATTTGTCGCCGTCGCTGTGGCGGCCAAATCGAGCGCCGCTGCTTAGGCAGGGTGTGGCAGCGTTAGCGCCACACCAAACATGCCCATATGGACTAGGATAGGAACGAACAGGCCCTCAAAATCCCCTCAAATGTAGATTGGAAGGAAACTAAACGAGCCCCTTACCAGTTCCACCAAAATGAACTCACAAGCATTAACATTAATAGGTATCATCGTAAATTCATAATACCGAGAGCATTTACTCTCTGTTACAATCAGATCATTTccttattattattacaaacagaTAAAACCAACACCAAAATTCGCAGAACAAACAATTCTGCCCAGAACGAACAAGGAGGAGAAGAGGCCAAGAAGGCAAGGCAAGCAGCACGTGCTGATCGCTTCCCCACCTGACCTGGCTAATTGCAGAGCAGGAACCTGGTGAGCATGAGCACCCCGCAGGCGACGGCGAAGAACGCGAAGACGGCCAGGTCCCTGGTCTGCCACCTCCTGGGCCTGTCTGCTGCGCCCTTGGCCTCAGCGCGGAGGTTCTTGGCCCTGCGCACAGTGTCCACCTCCTTGAGCAGGTCGAAGCGGAGGCCCTTGCGCTTGAGCTCAGAGACGCACCTAGCTAGGTGCAGCGCATCCTCGCGCTCTCGCGCGAGGACGCGCTCCAGGATGGCCTCCGTGTCAGACTTGTACCACAGCGCCCAGATCATGGCGAGCGAGGAGAGCAGCGAgacaaggcagaggatccatgaTCGTCTGCACGCTGTTGTCGCTGCCGCCAAGCcagcggaggaggaggaggaggaggagaggaAGAGGAGCAACACGGAAGCGGAGTGGAAGGCGAAGAAGGCGCAGTAGAGGAAGGCGATCTCCTTGCGGGCGCCGTTGAGGCAGGCCTCCCATAGCACCACGCGACGCGCCAGCAGGTCCTCCTCCTTGACCCACTGCTTGAGCAGCAGCCGGTGCGTCTCGCTCGCCGCGATCTGGCTCAACGGGTGTTGCTGTCGCGCCTCCGTCACGACGAGGGCGCCAGAGTCAGCCATgtgcggcggcggcggtttcGTCTCGTGCGCGTCCTGGTTCTGTTAGGATGGATGGACCGATGGAGGGAAGGGAGTTTATTTGGGGTACAAGTGCAACGATCGGGGGAGGGCACGTGGGCTTAAAAAGGTTTGGGGGAAAGAAGCCGAAAGCAAACGGGTTCGCGCACATGAGCGGCGCAACAGTCGGAATTTTCTCGGGCCGAATCATTCGCGTTTCGTGGTGGCCGGTGGACCTACCTAGCACGCATTAAGACTGGGCCACTGTGGACTGAGATTTTGGTCCACTAGTCGATCTCAGTCCTGCAAGGGATCGGCCCACTAGACCGTCGTCAGTTCTCGGACTCGATATTTTTACGCAAAAAAAAACATGCCAATCAATACTGCAATAGAGGATAGCGGCATGAATTTCATACCCTAGAAAAATGCTTCAAAAAGTCTTAACAACGCCCCAGTGGAGACACACTAAACACTATCCCGGTGGTGTCACTGTCCTTGGTCAATAAAAGGATCAAGTACTCTCTATAAATTGGTTCTTCATCGTTCTGGTGTAGTGAACCGCTCACAAAAGTGTGTTGTGTCAAATATTTTTTGTGATCCCTATTACCTAGTGGACTTGTACACCAGACATAAAAGTTACAATAAGGGTGACAACAATCATGTTGTAGGTGGGCGCTCAGTCACATTGGACATTTGTGTAATGCATCTAAACGACACTACTACAAAAGGCTAGCTGCATAGGTGCTAGAATTTTGTGAAACAACACAAGACCTTTTAACTCTAATCCGAGTTCATACAATGTGCCAACAAAAATGATCGTATTGCTACAGGAATCAAATGCAGCAGCTTCCAACCTGAGTAAAATGTCCATGTGCAATCCACACTCACTATATTATACTATAATGAGTAAAATATTGTTGTAATGAATGTTCAACTCCCCAATGGTTTGCTTATTAACCTAGCTTTGTCCAAGTATGGAACTCATTTCCTGTAATTTTTGGCTTGATTTTATTTGGTGGAGGCTCTATACTTTATTTTCCCCCTTTGGTGGCTCCCAACCCGAGTATGTCACTTATTAACATGAGAGTGTGGTGTTAGTGGAGATCGTGTTCCATTACTGCTTGTCAGGTTCACACCATAAATCATAATGATTATCCCTTCATATGATACACATAGTGAAGGTATCCACTATTGGAAAAGTAGACATTTTTGGATTAAAACTAGAATAGAGATCATGACCTCGAGACGATGGAGCTAAGGCCATTGTTATTGTGCCAAGTTGGCTTAATTAGTGGTGCTCCAAACATAGTTGTAGCAACAAGTGTAGGCTACCAGTTACCACAAAGGTGACCACACGAGTGGTGAAATACCACTACCCGATCAATGATATTCTAAAAAAACATTGTGCAAGCTCAAGGTTCCCTATGACAAATAGATGAAGAAAGGACTTGTTCCCACATTTTCGTTTTCGATATACCTCGTTCCCGTTCCCGTACCGCAAAATAAATATGAAAATGAAAACAGTAGAGGTGTTTTACCGACCGCTTTGATCCCTATACCAAGCTCAATGAGATCAATGGTGGTGCACAATAATTACACCCTTATGAACTAATGAGATTGCTAACCAAGCGAATTTCAACTTTCAAATCCCTCACTAGGTAATGATTCTTTCTCACACTCAATATGAGTATAAATGCATGAAGTGGGTCGAAGAAGATGGGTATATTTTTGCCCCCTACAACTTCAGGTAACTAAAAAGGTTGTTTTAAACATATATGTAACTATTGGGATCAACCTTTTCATATTTCGAGATTTCAAACTTGTATTGTTTGAATGGTGCAATCCTGACACTATGGCTTACTAGACTACATTTCTAATCTATCCATAATATGGACATGCAGTTATATTAGACTCTTTGGATACTCTAAAAAAGTGTACATTGACTTTGAAAGCATATTGAGCTTGCAAGTGATAGTACTTATTATTTTGTATTTAACATACATGTTAAATTTGTCGTTACTCCTATGGTTTTTATACACTGCTTACAGATGTACCTCGAGGATTCTAAATCCGTCGATCCGAGAAATGAGAAGAAGAAAGAACATGATTAACCGTTAGGCGTGACTTCCTGGTACGTATCAATGTTCGTATTTTGTATTATATCATGCATGCTATCTATAAGTTTTAATCGATTGCAACCACCCAGATACTATTATGTGGATACTATGCTTGTGAGGACCTGAGAGAATCTCACAAATGCAACATTAGGTACAAATAACTAAGTAATGCACAAGTCTGGTGGACAATAGAATGTATCACCCAAATGCAAATATTGAGAATTGTAGGACATATGTGGAGTCATCTTGCACAAATGCGTGATGCATAAGTCCTAGTGGACAATAGAATGTATCACCTAGATGCAAATAATCAGAACCGTAGGACATATGTGGAGTCGTCTTGCACAAATGCGTGCATCAAAATGCAAAGTTCTTCAACAACGCGAACTGACATTGGACAAGAAGTATGACAAGTTCAGACACTGGGAGAAGCTACCATTAGGTAATCACAAGATGCCTGGAGTGCAAAATATTACAAATCATATGTATATGGCATATAACTAGTATTGTTCACGTGAATAGCTTTTGTACTTAGTTTTTTTTATATCTTCTAGTTAAAATATTTAATCACCAAACCAATTTTATATTTGTATTCCCTAAGATTTCTTTTGAAAAAACAAGACCACACATGCTATATATATTTTAATTTGTTATTACTCAGTTATTCTAATGATTTACTGTAgcaccccaaaaattcaaatcttgaaatttttccaaactcgctctaaattcaaaatgaattttaaatttcgttttaaaatgtttgtttgcgagttgatctcaacaaataaaatatagtggtctatattctctccaaaattctCCTCAAATATCTTACAAATATTATCCTCAGtgatcccctctgattcttttcagaaatactgcccaaatattccaccgataattctccaaatattctcctcctgagaaatacctgttggtgacttgctctcaaatactataaatcaagagcaaggcaacataaaatgttaaataataacgcccttcgtccttaaaacattattcccttcggaataatgaattttggacgaaggttaataaGAGTatgattacgaagttgaaccttcgtaatcatatttcAATAGGCATTTATAAGATAATACAAAAAGGTATAATATGTGTAAATAAATCATATACTAATTATATTACATTTATTTACTATATTGGATCATCAAATAccataatacctatgccttggcagaggttgaattccgagagatgcgattgcaatcgtCAGAATGCGTGAAAagtaatggaatactgttcactatttataggcacaggacgcagcctgtgaggaattacaagtatgccccttataaaaacttacaacattgacttagacctttatggactaaaaggtcattctacctttaagtcggtttataatgccgaagcttcgcgaagaagaaccttcggctatcttatacaaacagcttcagccgaggaccacttcttcttataagaccttcggcgacgaagcataaacccaacagtagcccctttcgcggtgctagatcgtttttcgtaacgagcttgatccgtgaaaaaagtctcttaagcttcggagcgccgaaggtctaaaaaacaccttccctgagctcgttgtcgagaaacgattcaatctcccagcgtgtaacggccccaccttgcagagttactgttcggtttctgcggtccaccatgcagcgagtgcgagcgggtgtccgcctggtgtaaaaattctggcgcttcgccttcttacctgcagcactatataaacagacgagtaggtgtgaagttaccacagcattcattgctatttgtactgttttgctgccaaaatttttaactatcgccgaagcttgtccgtcggaaccgaacgaagctccagcctgaaacctgcttcggaggaagaaagtattaaagtttcgcaagttcatagttaaatggccagagtgcgttctactgccagggttgagcgtgagggaggcgaaactgaagcttcggagactgttcccatctccgaagccatgcaacgatccgggctggtagttTCTGAAGATATTCCTGGTGAGGGTGCAGAACAAACACAACAAGCAGCTGCCGGAGTAGAAGAAGAggttattgaggaaactgatcccgaagacgattatcgtattgtcatgccaagtaagcccagccacttggactttggaaaatccaccgtttcgaaggctgatctctccaaaatggtaaagtcaggctttttcaatgaggatcagaagaagctactacgcttcgggggagaagagactaccccgaaaccggaaaaagatgaaattgtcatttttaagagctttttaaaggctggattaagattcccccttcacgggattattgcagaggtgctgaagaggttcggtatctattttcaccagctgacccccaacgctatcgttaggctcagtgtttatatctgggcactccgaagccaagcagtggagccatttgcggacagcttctgccgggttcacgaactgcattatcagacgaaggctagaaaggatggcttgcatgataattttggttgctacaactttgcttatcggaagactacgaagtttcctgtaatcagctatcggagtaaatgggcagcagggtggaagtctgagtggttttatgttaaggttaatgatgacaaggagaaactcgtgcaaagtccactcgaactaatcttcggagaaacccggcctctctgcaacatgtcagtagacggtaccacacaaaaagcaatggatgaattcagaattgttgcagagcatattagtacaagagacctggtacaggagttcttggctttccaagtctttcctagtttaaaagaatgggaaatgccgaagctgaaggggaaaaagaaagaaggtgaacttgtgcgtttgccttactattttaaatttaagaaatactttaaaacaccttgccaagagtggttggaaacaattgaagcaatgtgcaatgaaatacttggcaactattccaaaaaagaagatcaattgatgaccgcagccttcggagcccgtccgaaacgaaggctaaatcgagtgttggatgccttgggctttgattaccctgattatgaaaacctgaacaaaggtgctgggggtcaaaaaagaaaaaggataactgaggccgtggatgaagaaaaagaaccattaaaaaagaagattccgaagaagaggaaaacgtctccgaagcaacaaatatccgaagcagaagaaacccccgcatcacctgctgttgctgacgttgaggaaattctgaaggtaatgactgaatccttacctgcgaagctaagtccactgggtcctcaactgacaaagttttttcagaaggacaaggagcccgagaaatcgaagaaaacaatcagggcaaagaaacaaagaattatcactgtgacagaggtgattgacaagacgccgccaagagcttcggcccaaaaaactcaaacggctgcagagggggcagatattgaaattgcaccttcggaggccgcagctgccgaagctgcctcagctgaagatttgaatttggagagcacaattgaacatattgaccaaatactgttagacatggctgcagaagaagctaccactgctgccgaagaggtcgtgaccgcagcgtcaaagaaaggaaaagaagttgctgatgaagcttcagaagacgaagccttcgcgttccaaaacttagttggagaacatctatccaaagctgaaatagaagagcttaaagagtatgccaaatcctgtgggtacaaacctggggcactcctcttcggaggcgttgatgatgaaaaattagagtgtattcgagaccaaacaggggccaaagttatcagtaccctGTCCAAgaatattggattcccgaagctagaagcagacatcagccgctaccgacgacaacatgtcgttggtagtttattttattccaacttcaaggtgaataacttgtcccttaacttttattgcttctaataaaaacatgtctgacgaaggttgtgttcgtgtagagtatgctgttgagtaaagccttgcaaatgcagcaagatcttgaagataaaaagcatgaagttataattggaaatttggaaaacaaaataaaggagcaatcagatgctttcgagaaaaagaactttgagctccaggcaaccgaaggtttactggcggaagctgaagcaaaaatatcaaaactgaacacgaagcttctccgtcagtctgagcagttcgaacaagaaaaacaaaatcttaatgcaaaacttgaagccgaagctcagcaaaattcagatttgagaaaactactgacaagtcttcaagaaaaatgcttggaatttagcaacaagtgcattcaacgattaagaaagattttttactcagttggagccagcagtgaaaaattcaccccctcagctgaagatttaccgaagaccttcgaatatattgagggggagattgacgagctcgacgaagtcatagctgggcatggtgacttctgtgcctgggtggcttctcgagggactgctgcagctttcctgaaggctggctatgatcatgggaagattgtcaacaggccaaatttcactttatcaccatcaatcctggacgacattcccgatcttgcccgaagtatctcgaacagatttgtaaaaatgatatggacaaaaggagggcgagagaaggctggaaacgaagctcgtagtcaccttgaaccagtaagaaaccataccttgcgcttaccttttcctgtaaacttgattttgacttccaacaaccttattcatgtaggatgacgaagccgaagctgatgattaaaaataacgccgaagccgaagctccttggagatttagatagtagactgtagacagtacttgaaaaacttttgagataacttttgtaaatgtaaccaaaacttgtctttaatgaattctgttcataccttggtatatatccttatccttccattggtgtatgagaaatgctttgctgtggacgaaattttcttttgagccgaaggcgaaaaaacaccttcccttcttttcgtacgcaacgaagcatagaaaacaacattttcctttcttctttgtgcacgaagctcttttttccctttcttttttctttttgccgaagcaaccatttatgcgatgaagatgattatcctacatatgcctagatgaatgtttatgaatgcaaatgctatgatgtaatgtgatgtgcaaatgattggccaaacacgtatccgaagccatattcatagccattattttcttaaaaacaatcacacctcagctctgcattcccttaggaacgactttggagcttcttcgcctttacttttggcggaatcagcgttgacttttcgctgtaagctctgcattcccttaggaacgactttggagcttcttcgcctttacttttggcggaatcagcgttgacttttcgctgtaagctctgcattcccttaggaacgactttggagcttcttcgcctttacttttggcggaatcagcgttgacttttcgctgtaagctctgcattcccttaggaacgactttggagcttcttcgcctttactttttggcactcgatggtgcgctctcagcttttacatttacattctttgggggattttgctcttatagaactaaaaaagaaaattacatatgctggccccattaaaaacctttctccccctttggaaaggaaaagggtgccatgaaagaaaaaataaaaaatatgaaaaattacatcgaattatacataatatcgccgaagctcatccgcattccaagacctaggaatgtcgttgccgtccatatccttcaatctgtatgacccgggtcttgacgaagatgctactaagaaaggtccgtcccatttcaactgcaatttgcctactgtttctgggttggccactctccgaagcaccaagtgccctggctcaatattttttagccgaacctttctgtcccgccatttgactgtttcggcttgatatttattgatattctccacggcttgcagtctgatctcttctaaagcatctttttctatagaataagcagcttcggaatctgattctgccgaagctactatccttattgatccggtcttagcttcctctggagttattgcttcgtcaccgaataacaacttaaatggagtgaagcctgtagaccttgatgttgtcgtgttgtggctccataccactttggttaactgatctggccattttcctctgggttgattgaagattaacttcattattcctgtcattataatgccgttggctctttcaacgagtccatttgactccgggtgcctaactgatgcaaaatggatcttcgtaccaatttggtcacagaaatccctgaaagcttcggagtcaaactatgttccattgtccacagtgatagcctttggcaccccgaaacgacaaacaatattctgccagaaaaacttttggacggtggccgaagttattgtggctaagggcttcgcctcaatccatttagaaaaatattccacagctactacaacatatctcaggttcccttgggctggtggtaacggacctaacaagtcaaggccccacctttgcaatggccaagtgggttgtatgagctgtgttaaggacgaaggttgtttttgatctcttgcacatttctgacaaccttcgcacttttgaaccaattctgctgcatccgaagctgccttcggccaataaaacccttgacggaaaatttttccaagcaacggcctagatccgatgtgagatccacacaggcctgcatgtatttctttcattaattctataccttcggttctggataaacatttgagcagcggagcacaaactccatgtttgtacagctccccttctattatgacatatggacgagctcttgcctctatcctcttgttataagcttcgtcatctgaaaggaatttaccctgaagataagagatgatctcggttctccaatcttcgctaaaaacaggagatatgttaaggactgctctttcaagaagttccaccgaaggtgcttttattgtttcgaagaacacatccgaaggtaaaggcagcccctgtgctgctgacttagccagcaAATCGgcgtgctcattttgtcctcgagggatatttttgacagaaaacccttcgaaggaagcttcaactcttcgaaccatatccagatatttttcaagcttcggatccttagccttgcaactcttgtcaatatgacccgaaacaacctgggaatcagttttaagtatggcccttctgattcccattgcttttaacttccgaagacctagaatcaatgcttcgtactcagcaatgttatttgtgcaattaaaatcaagctttgccgcataacaagttttgactttggaaggtgaaaccaacacagcagtcgctcctgctccgaaggttccccaagatccatcacaaaacactg
It contains:
- the LOC103644128 gene encoding uncharacterized protein isoform X1, whose product is MADSGALVVTEARQQHPLSQIAASETHRLLLKQWVKEEDLLARRVVLWEACLNGARKEIAFLYCAFFAFHSASVLLLFLSSSSSSSAGLAAATTACRRSWILCLVSLLSSLAMIWALWYKSDTEAILERVLAREREDALHLARCVSELKRKGLRFDLLKEVDTVRRAKNLRAEAKGAADRPRRWQTRDLAVFAFFAVACGVLMLTRFLLCN
- the LOC103644128 gene encoding uncharacterized protein isoform X2 — protein: MADSGALVVTEARQQHPLSQIAASETHRLLLKQWVKEEDLLARRVVLWEACLNGARKEIAFLYCAFFAFHSASVLLLFLSSSSSSSAGLAAATTACRRSWILCLVSLLSSLAMIWALWYKSDTEAILERVLAREREDALHLARAKNLRAEAKGAADRPRRWQTRDLAVFAFFAVACGVLMLTRFLLCN